A single genomic interval of Musa acuminata AAA Group cultivar baxijiao chromosome BXJ3-4, Cavendish_Baxijiao_AAA, whole genome shotgun sequence harbors:
- the LOC103974815 gene encoding E3 ubiquitin-protein ligase RGLG4 isoform X1, with the protein MGNEIPCAGRSSLRVTDSNREISSTTTFPPPHRQSFQGQEAEMHLRSTTRPSSQPPTRQNHPEHRVERLPPSTNLASQPSLRQRSVEDERRHRMKKYSYIPDYYTSLEQVTAALREAGLESSNLILGIDFTKSNEWTGKLSFDGQSLHKIGGRSNPYEQAITIIGKVLAPFDEDNLIPCFGFGDHTTHDREVFSFHPDQSPCHGFNEVLACYRKIVPHLRLAGPTSFAPIVEAAVDIVERSRGQYHVLVIIADGQVTRSVDINDGDLSPQEKKTIDSIVMASAYPLSIVLVGVGDGPWDDMKKFDDRIPARDFDNFQFVNFTAIMGKNANAAEKEAAFALAALMEVPIQYKATLELGILGRVTGKAKRVVPRPPPLPVAQRQSSSRPARSSSEINSDDQNQICPICLTNKKDLAFGCGHMCCRECGQNLSRCPICRATITSRLRLYS; encoded by the exons ATGGGCAACGAGATCCCATGTGCCGGGCGATCTAGTCTTCGAGTTACGGACAGCAACAGAGAGATTTCGTCGACGACTACTTTTCCGCCTCCGCATAGGCAAAGTTTCCAGGGTCAGGAAGCCGAGATGCATCTGAGATCCACAACCAGACCTTCTTCTCAGCCACCCACCAGGCAAAACCACCCGGAACACCGAGTTGAGAGGCTGCCACCCTCGACGAATTTAGCTTCGCAACCTTCTTTGAGGCAGCGCAGCGTCGAAGACGAGAGGAGACACCGGATGAAGAAGTACTCGTACATCCCCGACTACTACACCTCACTCGAACAG GTCACCGCTGCCTTGAGAGAAGCAGGTCTGGAGTCGTCGAATCTGATACTTGGGATCGATTTCACCAAAAGCAACGAGTGGACAG GGAAACTTTCTTTCGACGGCCAGAGCTTGCACAAGATCGGCGGCAGGTCGAATCCTTACGAGCAAGCGATCACCATAATCGGGAAGGTGTTGGCTCCGTTCGACGAAGACAATTTGATTCCTTGCTTCGGGTTCGGCGACC ACACCACTCATGATCGGGAGGTGTTCAGCTTCCATCCCGATCAATCTCCTTGCCATGGATTCAACGAAGTGTTGGCTTGCTACAGGAAGATAGTTCCACACTTGAGACTCGCAG GACCGACCTCCTTTGCGCCCATCGTGGAAGCCGCCGTCGACATCGTGGAGCGAAGTCGAGGACAATACCATGTGTTGGTCATCATTGCAGACGGCCAG GTCACCAGAAGCGTGGACATAAACGATGGGGATCTCAGCCCACAAGAGAAGAAAACCATCGACTCAATTGTGATGGCAAG CGCTTATCCATTATCCATTGTGCTTGTTGGAGTTGGCGATGGACCTTGGGATGACATGAAGAAGTTCGATGACAGGATTCCGGCACGCGATTTCGACAACTTTCAG TTTGTTAACTTCACTGCTATCATGGGCAAAAATGCAAACGCAGCAGAGAAGGAAGCAGCCTTTGCTCTTGCTGCTCTGATGGAGGTCCCCATTCAATACAAAGCAACGCTGGAGCTTGGCATTCTTGG GCGGGTGACAGGGAAGGCCAAGCGAGTTGTGCCACGGCCTCCTCCATTACCAGTCGCCCAAAGACAGAGTTCCTCGAGGCCTGCACGAAGCAGTTCAGAAATAAACAGCGATGACCAGAACCAG ATTTGCCCGATCTGCTTGACCAATAAGAAGGACTTGGCCTTTGGTTGTGGCCACATG tgTTGCAGAGAGTGTGGTCAGAACTTGAGCAGATGCCCGATCTGCAGAGCAACCATAACGTCGCGCCTGAGGTTGTACTCCTGA
- the LOC103974815 gene encoding E3 ubiquitin-protein ligase RGLG4 isoform X2, whose translation MGNVLTRARVILRRRSPVQRQSQPSMRRSSRDPSERQGTTTRPAASGPSTDHRSLDRRRSQLIQKYAFIPDNYTSVDQVTAALREAGLESSNLILGIDFTKSNEWTGKLSFDGQSLHKIGGRSNPYEQAITIIGKVLAPFDEDNLIPCFGFGDHTTHDREVFSFHPDQSPCHGFNEVLACYRKIVPHLRLAGPTSFAPIVEAAVDIVERSRGQYHVLVIIADGQVTRSVDINDGDLSPQEKKTIDSIVMASAYPLSIVLVGVGDGPWDDMKKFDDRIPARDFDNFQFVNFTAIMGKNANAAEKEAAFALAALMEVPIQYKATLELGILGRVTGKAKRVVPRPPPLPVAQRQSSSRPARSSSEINSDDQNQICPICLTNKKDLAFGCGHMCCRECGQNLSRCPICRATITSRLRLYS comes from the exons ATGGGCAATGTGTTGACCCGAGCTCGAGTTATACTTCGCCGCCGGTCGCCTGTGCAACGTCAGAGTCAGCCCAGTATGAGGCGAAGTTCCCGGGACCCATCGGAGAGGCAGGGGACCACCACGAGACCTGCTGCCTCCGGGCCATCCACCGACCACCGAAGCCTCGATCGTAGGAGAAGTCAACTTATCCAGAAGTACGCCTTCATCCCTGACAACTACACCTCGGTCGACCAG GTCACCGCTGCCTTGAGAGAAGCAGGTCTGGAGTCGTCGAATCTGATACTTGGGATCGATTTCACCAAAAGCAACGAGTGGACAG GGAAACTTTCTTTCGACGGCCAGAGCTTGCACAAGATCGGCGGCAGGTCGAATCCTTACGAGCAAGCGATCACCATAATCGGGAAGGTGTTGGCTCCGTTCGACGAAGACAATTTGATTCCTTGCTTCGGGTTCGGCGACC ACACCACTCATGATCGGGAGGTGTTCAGCTTCCATCCCGATCAATCTCCTTGCCATGGATTCAACGAAGTGTTGGCTTGCTACAGGAAGATAGTTCCACACTTGAGACTCGCAG GACCGACCTCCTTTGCGCCCATCGTGGAAGCCGCCGTCGACATCGTGGAGCGAAGTCGAGGACAATACCATGTGTTGGTCATCATTGCAGACGGCCAG GTCACCAGAAGCGTGGACATAAACGATGGGGATCTCAGCCCACAAGAGAAGAAAACCATCGACTCAATTGTGATGGCAAG CGCTTATCCATTATCCATTGTGCTTGTTGGAGTTGGCGATGGACCTTGGGATGACATGAAGAAGTTCGATGACAGGATTCCGGCACGCGATTTCGACAACTTTCAG TTTGTTAACTTCACTGCTATCATGGGCAAAAATGCAAACGCAGCAGAGAAGGAAGCAGCCTTTGCTCTTGCTGCTCTGATGGAGGTCCCCATTCAATACAAAGCAACGCTGGAGCTTGGCATTCTTGG GCGGGTGACAGGGAAGGCCAAGCGAGTTGTGCCACGGCCTCCTCCATTACCAGTCGCCCAAAGACAGAGTTCCTCGAGGCCTGCACGAAGCAGTTCAGAAATAAACAGCGATGACCAGAACCAG ATTTGCCCGATCTGCTTGACCAATAAGAAGGACTTGGCCTTTGGTTGTGGCCACATG tgTTGCAGAGAGTGTGGTCAGAACTTGAGCAGATGCCCGATCTGCAGAGCAACCATAACGTCGCGCCTGAGGTTGTACTCCTGA